The following are from one region of the Phycisphaeraceae bacterium genome:
- a CDS encoding HEAT repeat domain-containing protein: MADQTLWISLLTPHALRAVSGAALLAGATILGAGSSALAQQRGGALQPPRTNADVTAQTSRSQLRERAIGVLEEFSKNDDAQTRANAIEALQKVPGRAELAIERGLRDENMGVRFVAAMSASRMRLVSQVHNIEPLLDDPEPIVRAAAICALRRCGRNADPTLLANMLASRDLRMRSQAAFLLGEIGDASAIPMLRDLSSSHPDIGLPSEQRLFRLQVAEALVKLGWKDAIHPVRAALYPSSTEEVEASILAAQILGELRDRASVAELVNRIEDRVSGPGSPHLMPPEMRLAATIGLAKMGYRDGRYVAIQYIGAPPPPLRSQAAIALGEAGVVEDLQILDALMLGDESPMVRVAAASAMVSLADRLASGIR; the protein is encoded by the coding sequence ATGGCTGACCAGACTCTTTGGATCTCGCTGCTGACCCCCCACGCGCTGCGCGCCGTCAGCGGCGCGGCGCTGCTGGCCGGGGCGACGATCCTCGGGGCGGGGTCGAGCGCCCTCGCCCAGCAGCGCGGCGGCGCCCTCCAGCCCCCTCGCACCAACGCCGATGTCACGGCGCAGACCTCACGCTCGCAGCTGCGCGAGCGCGCGATCGGCGTCCTCGAAGAATTCTCAAAGAACGACGACGCCCAGACACGCGCCAACGCGATCGAGGCGCTGCAGAAGGTCCCCGGGCGCGCCGAGCTCGCCATCGAGCGCGGGCTGCGCGACGAGAACATGGGCGTGCGCTTCGTGGCGGCGATGTCCGCCTCGCGGATGCGCCTCGTGTCCCAGGTCCACAACATCGAACCGCTGCTCGACGACCCCGAGCCCATCGTGCGCGCGGCGGCGATCTGCGCCCTGCGGCGCTGCGGGCGCAACGCCGACCCGACGCTGCTGGCCAACATGCTCGCCAGTCGCGACCTGCGCATGCGATCGCAGGCCGCGTTCCTGCTGGGCGAGATCGGCGACGCGTCGGCGATCCCGATGCTGCGCGACCTCTCCAGCTCGCACCCCGACATCGGCCTGCCCAGCGAGCAGCGTCTGTTCCGGCTGCAGGTCGCCGAGGCGCTGGTGAAACTCGGCTGGAAGGACGCGATCCACCCGGTGCGTGCGGCGCTGTACCCCTCGAGCACGGAAGAGGTCGAAGCGTCGATCCTGGCGGCCCAGATCCTGGGCGAGCTGCGCGATCGCGCGAGCGTGGCGGAGCTGGTGAACCGCATCGAAGACCGGGTGTCCGGGCCCGGGTCGCCGCACCTGATGCCCCCCGAGATGCGACTTGCCGCGACGATCGGCCTGGCGAAGATGGGCTATCGCGACGGGCGGTATGTCGCGATCCAGTACATCGGGGCGCCCCCCCCTCCCCTGCGCTCACAGGCCGCGATCGCGCTGGGCGAAGCGGGCGTGGTGGAGGACCTGCAGATCCTCGACGCGC